A genomic stretch from Lathyrus oleraceus cultivar Zhongwan6 chromosome 2, CAAS_Psat_ZW6_1.0, whole genome shotgun sequence includes:
- the LOC127122522 gene encoding uncharacterized protein LOC127122522: MEENIEDALNSEENFEGVPNGEENIEDELNNERKKLKVLSSEERTAIYHQLLQKSVGEKSRRGITNVVASSFSVSRRTIQRIWKRAKESEIHDVSHRKTKNYGRKRIQINPNQISQIPLRQRTNIRSLSFALKTNPTSVFRLLKLGVIRRHSNAIKPLLKEENKRVRLEFCLSMLEGIPHDLMFKSMHNIIHIDEKWFYMTKKSENYYLLPEEDEPHRTCKSKNFIAKVMFLVSLTRPRFDSQGNEIFSGEIGIFPFVTQEPAKRTSANRVAGTMETKAITSVNRDVIRSFLIEKVLPTIKEKWPRDDLDTSTIFIQQDNARTHINHDDQEFIQEATRDGFDIRLMCQPANSSDLNVLDLGFFNAIQSLQHKESPKTIDELVCAVVKSFENFSSVKFNHIFVTLQLCMIEIMKANGSNKYKILHLNKERLEREGQLPVQMKCDPILVQEVCKYLNTE, from the coding sequence ATGGAAGAAAATATTGAAGATGCTTTAAATAGTGAAGAAAATTTTGAAGGTGTACCAAATGGAGAAGAAAATATTGAAGATGAACTAAATaatgaaagaaaaaaattaaaagttttaAGCAGTGAAGAACGCACAGCTATTTATCACCAGTTACTACAAAAAAGTGTTGGTGAAAAATCACGTAGAGGAATTACAAATGTGGTGGCTTCATCATTTTCTGTTTCTAGGAGAACTATTCAACGTATTTGGAAAAGAGCAAAAGAAAGTGAAATACATGATGTGTCCCATAGGAAGACAAAAAATTATGGACGTAAGAGAATTCAAATTAATCCTAATCAAATTAGTCAAATTCCTTTGAGACAAAGAACAAACATCCGGTCTTTATCTTTTGCATTGAAAACAAATCCAACATCTGTTTTTAGGCTTTTAAAATTAGGAGTTATACGACGTCACTCAAATGCCATAAAGCCACTTTTAAAAGAAGAAAACAAAAGAGTTAGGTTGGAGTTTTGTTTGTCAATGCTCGAAGGTATACCACATGATCTAATGTTTAAAAGTATGCATAATATTATTCATATTGATGAAAAATGGTTTTACATGACTAAGAAATCTGAGAACTATTATTTGCTACCGGAGGAGGATGAACCACATCGTACATGTAAAAGCAAAAACTTTATTGCCAAAGTTATGTTTTTAGTTTCTCTTACTCGACCAAGATTTGACTCGCAAGGAAATGAGATTTTTTCAGGTGAAATTGGTATTTTTCCATTTGTTACCCAGGAACCTGCTAAAAGGACAAGTGCTAACCGAGTTGCAGGAACAATGGAGACAAAAGCAATAACATCGGTAAATAGAGATGTCATAAGATCATTTCTTATTGAAAAAGTCTTGCCAACTATAAAGGAAAAATGGCCAAGAGATGATTTGGATACTAGTACAATATTTATCCAACAAGATAATGCAAGAACTCATATTAATCATGATGATCAAGAGTTCATTCAAGAAGCCACACGAGATGGATTTGATATTCGTTTGATGTGTCAACCTGCAAATTCTTCTGATTTAAATGTCTTAGACCTTGGATTTTTCAATGCAATACAATCATTACAACACAAGGAGTCCCCTAAAACTATTGATGAACTTGTTTGTGCGGTGGTGAAGTCATTTGAAAACTTTTCATCTGTGAAGTTCAATCATATATTTGTAACATTGCAATTATGCATGATAGAGATCATGAAAGCCAATGGTTctaataaatataaaattttaCATTTGAATAAGGAAAGACTAGAAAGAGAAGGACAATTACCCGTTCAAATGAAGTGTGATCCAATTTTAGTACAAGAAGTTTGTAAGTACTTAAACACAGAGTAA